The following proteins are encoded in a genomic region of Oncorhynchus gorbuscha isolate QuinsamMale2020 ecotype Even-year linkage group LG11, OgorEven_v1.0, whole genome shotgun sequence:
- the zmat5 gene encoding zinc finger matrin-type protein 5 produces the protein MGKRYYCDYCDRSFQDNMHNRKKHLYGVQHHRSKKAWFDNFRDAAAILYDEQTKKPCRKFLQTGQCVFGNNCRFSHMSERDMENLRMQIEDERRSREDPEHRASPERSIEEWLTRREKKRAALSSGSVLKEEDEEDEDNQPENDIPPHFLTIPDLPPSLLPPPLGGWKVKVRTEWG, from the exons ATGGGGAAGCGGTATTACTGTGACTACTGTGACCGGTCCTTTCAGGACAACATGCACAACAGGAAAAAACACCTATATGGTGTTCAACACCACAGATCTAAAAAGGCCTGGTTTGACAATTTCAGGG ATGCAGCAGCCATCCTGTATGATGAACAAACTAAGAAACCCTGCAGGAAATTTCTTCAGACGG GCCAGTGTGTGTTTGGCAACAACTGTAGGTTCTCTCACATGtcagagagggacatggagaacCTAAGAATGCAGATTGAAG ATGAAAGACGGAGCAGAGAGGACCCGGAGCACAGAGCGTCCCCTGAGCGGAGCATAGAGGAGTGGCTCaccaggagagagaagaagagagccgCCCTAAGCAGTGGAAG TGTTCtgaaagaggaagatgaggaggatgaaGATAATCAACCAGAGAATGATATACCGCCACATTTCCTCACCATTCCtgaccttcctccctcccttctgccCCCTCCCCTTGGAGGATGGAAAGTCAAAGTCAGAACTGAATGGGGTTGA